In Thauera sp. JM12B12, one DNA window encodes the following:
- the rbfA gene encoding 30S ribosome-binding factor RbfA — protein sequence MPKEYSRSQRVVEQIRRELAELIRLEVKDPRVGFITLTDVEITPDYAHAKVFFTNMTGEADVPGILQGLRRASGFLRRELGRRIRIHTIPELHFHYDRSVEEGSRLSQLIDAVVKEDEARHQDEPADGAAARDDDGTRA from the coding sequence ATGCCCAAGGAGTATTCCCGCAGCCAGCGCGTGGTGGAGCAGATCCGCCGCGAGCTGGCCGAGCTGATCAGGCTGGAGGTGAAGGATCCGCGCGTCGGTTTCATCACCCTCACCGACGTCGAGATCACCCCCGACTATGCCCACGCCAAGGTGTTCTTCACGAACATGACCGGCGAGGCAGACGTGCCCGGGATCCTGCAGGGCTTGCGCCGCGCGAGCGGTTTCCTGCGCCGTGAGCTCGGCCGCCGCATCCGCATCCATACCATTCCCGAGCTCCACTTCCACTACGACCGTTCGGTGGAGGAGGGCTCGCGTCTGTCGCAGCTGATCGACGCGGTGGTGAAGGAGGACGAGGCCCGTCATCAGGACGAGCCCGCTGACGGCGCCGCCGCCCGGGACGATGACGGCACCCGCGCCTGA
- the truB gene encoding tRNA pseudouridine(55) synthase TruB, with amino-acid sequence MTAPAPEAVALARRAKRPQQPQRKIIRRAVDGVLLLDKPQGVSSNGALQTARRLLNAAKAGHTGTLDPMASGLLPLTFGEATKFSQMLLDADKKYEAVVQLGVETDSGDAEGKVLATHTVTVERAALEAVLERFRGEIEQVPPMYSALKRDGKALYEYARAGIELEREARRVTIHALELLEFSGERFTIRVHCSKGTYIRSLAMDIGAALGCGAHLAALRRTAIGGFDLSAAVTLEALEAAGEGARDALLAPVDALVAGFPVLRLDAEAARGLLQGRTLALAGAQPGAKVRAYGPDGFLGLAQWQDDGRLAARRLIATGSLADDASA; translated from the coding sequence ATGACGGCACCCGCGCCTGAGGCCGTCGCGCTTGCCAGGCGAGCGAAGCGTCCGCAACAGCCGCAGCGCAAGATCATCCGCCGTGCGGTCGATGGCGTACTGCTGCTCGACAAGCCCCAGGGCGTGAGCTCGAACGGTGCGCTGCAGACCGCGCGTCGCCTGCTCAACGCCGCCAAGGCTGGCCACACCGGAACCCTCGATCCGATGGCGAGCGGGCTCTTGCCGCTCACCTTCGGCGAGGCCACCAAGTTCTCGCAGATGCTGCTTGACGCCGACAAGAAATACGAGGCGGTGGTGCAGCTCGGCGTGGAGACCGACAGCGGCGACGCGGAAGGTAAGGTCCTGGCCACGCACACGGTGACGGTGGAGCGCGCCGCGCTGGAGGCCGTGCTCGAACGCTTCCGGGGCGAGATCGAGCAGGTGCCGCCGATGTATTCGGCGCTCAAGCGCGACGGTAAGGCGCTGTACGAGTACGCGCGTGCGGGCATCGAGCTCGAGCGTGAGGCGCGCCGGGTCACGATCCATGCGCTCGAGCTGCTCGAGTTCAGCGGCGAGCGATTTACGATTCGCGTTCATTGCAGCAAGGGCACCTACATCCGCAGCCTGGCGATGGACATCGGTGCCGCACTTGGCTGCGGTGCCCATCTCGCGGCGCTGCGACGTACCGCGATCGGCGGTTTCGACCTCTCCGCTGCGGTCACGCTGGAGGCCCTTGAAGCGGCTGGCGAGGGCGCGCGCGATGCACTGCTCGCGCCGGTCGATGCGCTGGTTGCCGGCTTTCCAGTGCTGCGGCTTGATGCCGAGGCGGCGCGTGGTCTGCTGCAGGGGCGCACGCTCGCGCTGGCGGGCGCGCAGCCTGGCGCGAAGGTGCGCGCCTACGGTCCCGACGGCTTCCTCGGCCTGGCGCAATGGCAGGACGACGGACGCCTCGCCGCGCGCCGGCTGATCGCCACCGGTAGCCTCGCCGACGATGCATCAGCATGA
- the rpsO gene encoding 30S ribosomal protein S15, with amino-acid sequence MALDTASKSKIVSDFQRAQGDTGSPEVQIALLTARINGLAPHFKEHGKDHHSRRGLLKMVSQRRKLLDYLKGRNAESYRTLIERLGLRK; translated from the coding sequence ATGGCTCTTGATACCGCATCCAAGTCGAAGATCGTCTCCGACTTCCAGCGCGCCCAGGGCGACACCGGTTCCCCGGAAGTCCAGATCGCGCTCCTGACCGCCCGCATCAACGGGCTCGCCCCCCACTTCAAGGAGCACGGCAAGGATCACCATTCCCGCCGTGGCCTGCTGAAGATGGTCAGCCAGCGCCGCAAGCTGCTGGACTACCTGAAGGGCCGCAACGCTGAAAGCTACCGCACCCTCATCGAGCGTCTGGGCCTGCGCAAGTAA
- the pnp gene encoding polyribonucleotide nucleotidyltransferase, protein MPTAIKKTFAYGAHTVTLETGEIARQAGGAVIVNMDETVVLATVVGAKEARPGQDFFPLTVDYVEKFYAAGRIPGGFFKREGRPSEKEILTSRLIDRPIRPLFPDGFMNEVQVIVTVLSLNPEIDSDIPAMIGASAALAISGLPFNGPVGAARVGYLDGKYVLNPTATELQSSQMNLVVAGTQTAVLMVESEAQELPEDVMLGAVVFGHEQMQTAINAINELVEVAGKPEWDWQAAPANEALIAKVNELAKAEMEEAFRITSKQERSARLSEIRKRVIGQLTEGVENAPSVNELKDIFFNLESGIVRSRILNGEPRIDGRDTRTVRPIEIRTGVLPRTHGSALFTRGETQALVVATLGTGRDEQIIDAIAGEYKERFLLHYNFPPFCTGETGRFGVTKRREVGHGRLAKRSLVATLPKPEDFSYTVRVVSEITESNGSSSMASVCGGSLAMMDAGVPLKDHVAGIAMGLIKEGNRFAVLTDILGDEDHLGDMDFKVAGTENGITGLQMDIKIQGITKEIMHAALEQAKEGRLHILGLMKQSLSSSRGEVSEYAPRMINMKINPEKIRDVIGKGGAVIRALQEETGTVIEIEDDGAITISSVSAEGAQAAKAKIEAITAEVEVGKVYEGPVVRLLDFGAIVNIMPGRDGLLHVSQIANERVNNVSDYVKEGQVVRVKVLETDERGKIRLSMKALLNENAG, encoded by the coding sequence TTGCCTACCGCAATCAAGAAAACTTTCGCCTATGGCGCCCACACGGTCACCCTGGAAACCGGCGAGATCGCTCGCCAGGCCGGCGGGGCCGTGATCGTCAACATGGACGAGACCGTGGTGCTCGCCACCGTCGTCGGCGCCAAGGAAGCCCGTCCGGGCCAGGATTTCTTCCCGCTCACCGTCGATTACGTCGAGAAGTTCTATGCCGCGGGCCGCATCCCCGGCGGCTTCTTCAAGCGCGAAGGCCGTCCGAGCGAGAAGGAGATCCTCACCTCGCGCCTGATCGACCGCCCGATCCGCCCGCTCTTCCCCGATGGCTTCATGAACGAAGTCCAGGTCATCGTCACGGTGCTGTCGCTGAACCCCGAGATCGACTCCGACATCCCGGCGATGATCGGCGCCTCGGCTGCGCTGGCGATCTCCGGCCTGCCGTTCAACGGCCCGGTCGGTGCCGCGCGCGTGGGTTATCTCGATGGCAAGTACGTGCTCAATCCGACCGCGACCGAGCTGCAGAGCAGCCAGATGAATCTGGTCGTCGCCGGCACCCAGACCGCGGTGCTGATGGTCGAGTCCGAAGCCCAGGAGCTGCCGGAAGACGTCATGCTCGGCGCCGTGGTGTTCGGCCACGAGCAGATGCAGACCGCGATCAACGCGATCAACGAACTGGTCGAGGTGGCCGGCAAGCCCGAGTGGGACTGGCAGGCAGCGCCCGCCAACGAGGCCCTGATCGCCAAGGTCAACGAGCTCGCGAAGGCGGAGATGGAAGAGGCCTTCCGCATCACCAGCAAGCAGGAGCGTTCGGCACGCCTGTCGGAGATCCGCAAGCGCGTGATCGGCCAGCTCACCGAAGGCGTGGAGAACGCACCCTCGGTCAACGAGCTCAAGGACATCTTCTTCAACCTCGAGTCGGGCATCGTCCGCAGCCGCATCCTCAACGGGGAGCCGCGCATCGACGGTCGCGACACCCGCACCGTGCGTCCGATCGAGATCCGCACCGGCGTGCTGCCGCGCACCCACGGCTCGGCGCTGTTCACCCGCGGCGAGACCCAGGCCCTGGTGGTTGCCACCCTGGGCACCGGCCGCGACGAGCAGATCATCGACGCCATCGCCGGCGAGTACAAGGAGCGCTTCCTGCTCCACTACAACTTCCCGCCGTTCTGCACCGGCGAGACCGGCCGCTTCGGCGTGACCAAGCGCCGCGAGGTCGGCCACGGTCGCCTGGCCAAGCGCTCGCTGGTCGCCACGCTGCCCAAGCCGGAGGACTTCTCCTACACCGTTCGCGTGGTGTCCGAGATCACCGAGTCCAACGGCTCGTCGTCGATGGCCTCGGTGTGCGGCGGTTCGCTCGCGATGATGGATGCGGGCGTGCCGCTCAAGGACCACGTCGCGGGCATCGCCATGGGCCTGATCAAGGAAGGTAACCGTTTCGCGGTGCTCACCGACATCCTGGGTGACGAGGACCACCTCGGCGACATGGACTTCAAGGTCGCCGGCACCGAGAACGGCATCACCGGTCTGCAGATGGACATCAAGATCCAGGGCATCACCAAGGAGATCATGCACGCCGCGCTCGAGCAGGCCAAGGAAGGCCGCCTGCACATCCTCGGCCTCATGAAGCAGTCGCTGTCGTCCAGCCGTGGCGAGGTGTCCGAGTACGCCCCGCGCATGATCAACATGAAGATCAACCCGGAGAAGATCCGCGACGTGATCGGCAAGGGTGGGGCGGTGATTCGTGCGCTGCAGGAAGAGACCGGCACCGTGATCGAGATCGAGGACGATGGCGCGATCACCATCTCGTCGGTCAGCGCCGAGGGCGCCCAGGCGGCGAAGGCCAAGATCGAGGCGATCACCGCCGAGGTCGAGGTGGGCAAGGTCTACGAAGGCCCGGTCGTGCGCCTGCTCGACTTCGGCGCCATCGTCAACATCATGCCGGGCCGCGACGGCCTGCTGCACGTGTCGCAGATCGCCAACGAGCGCGTGAACAACGTCTCGGATTACGTGAAGGAAGGCCAGGTCGTGCGCGTCAAGGTCCTCGAGACCGACGAGCGCGGCAAGATCCGCCTGAGCATGAAGGCGCTGCTGAACGAAAACGCCGGTTGA
- the dksA gene encoding RNA polymerase-binding protein DksA: MADDTLHKQFPPYVPAAGEEYMSEKQLAHFREILGSLKSELVDDIERTVHTMQDEATVFADPNDRASQESDIALELRNRDRERKLIKKIDEAIGRIEAGEYGYCDSCGVEIGLKRLEARPTATMCIDCKTLEEMRERQVAK; this comes from the coding sequence ATGGCCGACGATACCCTGCACAAGCAATTCCCGCCCTATGTACCGGCAGCTGGCGAGGAATACATGAGCGAGAAGCAGCTGGCCCACTTCCGCGAAATCCTCGGTTCGCTCAAGAGCGAGCTGGTCGATGACATCGAGCGCACGGTACACACCATGCAGGACGAGGCAACCGTGTTCGCCGACCCCAACGACCGCGCCAGCCAGGAATCCGACATCGCGCTCGAGCTGCGCAACCGCGACCGCGAACGCAAGCTGATCAAGAAGATCGACGAGGCCATCGGGCGTATCGAGGCGGGCGAATACGGCTACTGCGACAGCTGCGGCGTCGAGATCGGACTCAAGCGCCTGGAGGCCCGTCCGACGGCGACGATGTGCATCGACTGCAAGACGCTGGAAGAAATGCGCGAGCGCCAGGTCGCGAAGTAA
- a CDS encoding superoxide dismutase family protein yields the protein MHKAALLALGAAAVLLAGPALGAERARAQIVDRQGVTVGEATLVESAHGVLIHVAAKGLPPGPKGIHIHGVGTCDDGAAGFVASKGHLNPGARPHGLMNPEGPDAGDLPNLFVHADGSAEAEFFTTFASLAGAAGRAAILDADGAALVIHENRDDHATQPIGGAGPRHFCGVISAE from the coding sequence ATGCACAAGGCTGCACTTCTCGCATTGGGCGCTGCGGCGGTTCTGCTCGCAGGCCCTGCACTGGGCGCCGAGCGCGCGCGAGCGCAGATCGTCGACCGCCAAGGCGTCACCGTCGGCGAAGCGACCCTCGTGGAGAGCGCACATGGAGTGCTCATCCACGTCGCCGCAAAGGGCCTGCCCCCCGGTCCGAAAGGGATCCACATCCATGGTGTGGGCACCTGCGACGACGGCGCTGCAGGCTTCGTCGCCTCCAAGGGCCATCTGAATCCGGGTGCCAGGCCGCACGGGCTGATGAATCCGGAGGGCCCGGATGCCGGCGACCTGCCGAACCTGTTCGTGCACGCCGACGGCAGCGCCGAGGCCGAGTTCTTCACGACCTTCGCCAGTCTCGCGGGCGCAGCCGGCAGGGCCGCGATCCTCGACGCCGACGGCGCTGCGCTGGTGATCCACGAAAACCGTGACGACCACGCAACGCAGCCGATCGGCGGTGCCGGACCGCGACATTTCTGCGGCGTCATCAGTGCGGAATGA